A window of Microbacterium sp. BK668 genomic DNA:
TTCGCCGAGCTCGTGGACCAGCGGGTCTTCCAGCCGGCGGGGATGACGGCATCCGGATTCGCGCGCTCCGATCTGCTCCCGCCCGGCACCGCGACGGGGTACAAGGACGACGGGCGCTCGAACGTCTTCGCGCTCCCGGTCCTCGGCTCAGGAGATGGCGGAGCCCACTCGACGGCCGGCGACATTCACCGCTTCTGGCGCGCGCTCGTCGACGGTCGCCTCGTGGAGGAACGTCTCGTCGCGCTCGCCACCGAGCGCGCGACGGAGGATGCGGGCGACGGGCTGGGCTACGGGCGCGGCATCTGGCTCGAAGACGACACACTGGTGATGGCGGGCGGGGATCACGGCGTCGCCTTCACGAGCCGCCACGACCGCGCCACGGGAACCACCGTGAGCGCCCTGGCGAACATCGAGGTGCGCACGTTCGCGCGGACGCGGGATGCCCTGGCCGCCGTGCGTGGAGGAAGGGAGTCCGCACAGCCTCCGAACGCGACGGGAGGGGCGTAGCCCTTCCCGTCCGCCACCCGGTACGAGCTCGCCGAGGGCGGTCGTCAGGCGGCGAGACCTCGGCGCTCGAGAAGCGGCTGTATCTCGGCATCCCGCCCGCGGAAGTCGCGGTAGGCCTCGAGCGGATCCTTCGAGCCGCCGACGCCGAGCAGCCGCTCGCGGAAGCGGTCGCCGTTGGCCCGGCGCAGGCCCCCGTTCTCGCGGAACCACTCGACGGTGTCGGCGTCGAGCACCTCGCTCCAGATGTAGGAGTAGTAGCCGGCGCTGTACCCGCCGGAGAAGACGTGGGCGAAGTACGTCGACGAGTACCGCGTCGGGACGACGGGGTTGTCGAGGCCGATGTCGGCGAGGGCGGATGCCTCGAACCGCGCGACGTCGAGCTTCTGAGCGGCTTCGTCCTGGCCGAGCGAATGCCACGCCTGGTCGATCCATGACGCGGCGAGGTACTCGCTCGTCGCGAAGCCCTGGTTGAAGGTTTCTGAGGCCTCGAGCTTCTTGATGACTTCCGCCGGCAGCGGCTCGTCGGTGTCGATGTGGCGTGCATACTTCGACAGCACCTCCGGCCAGTAGATCCACATCTCGTTGACCTGACTGGGGAACTCGACGAAGTCACGGAACACGTTCGTGCCCGCGAAGTGGGGATACGTGACGGTCGCGAAGAGTCCGTGCAGAGCGTGACCGAACTCATGGAAGAGCGTCGTCACCTCATCGAGGCTCAGGAGCGTCGGCTTGCCGGAAGCGGGCTTGGGCACGTTGAGGTTGTTGACGACGACGGGGCTCGTGCCGCGTAGGCGCGACTGCGAGACGATCGAGTTCATCCAGGCGCCGCCGCGCTTCGTGTCCCGCGTGTAGAGGTCGAGGACGTACAGTCCCAGCGCCGACCCGTCGGCGTTGTGGACCTCGAAGACGCGCGCCTCCGGG
This region includes:
- a CDS encoding serine hydrolase, with the translated sequence MPRRAGRLPDEVRRGGAFSYCNGGYVVLALLAERASGVPFAELVDQRVFQPAGMTASGFARSDLLPPGTATGYKDDGRSNVFALPVLGSGDGGAHSTAGDIHRFWRALVDGRLVEERLVALATERATEDAGDGLGYGRGIWLEDDTLVMAGGDHGVAFTSRHDRATGTTVSALANIEVRTFARTRDALAAVRGGRESAQPPNATGGA